A genomic segment from Acyrthosiphon pisum isolate AL4f chromosome A3, pea_aphid_22Mar2018_4r6ur, whole genome shotgun sequence encodes:
- the LOC100165350 gene encoding polyphosphoinositide phosphatase isoform X2 gives MSIAQNIPNDLPNGEGVFVTRSYPNKIFVWNDYLLKDVRDKLHPDWILNIMHGFISQSNVSIFGRPIYITLIARRSNRYAGTRFLKRGANKNGEVGNEVETEQIVQDHGASCQNNMYISSFLQMRGSVPGLWSQDISKMVPKPTISFELNDPFHEISGAHFNNLYKRYGSPTVIINLVKKREKKVHESQLSDHLVSAVKYLNKFLPPCHHIQYIHFDMARMNKSKNVNVMRRLDEIARMAIFKTGMYINCPRIIEKPTFGQDKNGTILQNGIIRVNCVDCLDRTNTAQFVIGKCALAYQLYYLGLLHKPLLEYDTDCVRLLEVSYEDHGDTLALQYGGSQLIHRIKTYRKTAPWTSQGNDIMQTLSRYYSNTFSDTEKQNAINLFLGLFCPNENEPAIWEQNFDYYLHHPETTSFISNDCVPLTRWWDECVMDCLPLSCMESQKNYLEIYPANTLNIDDYDSFSNFYKTDEFSVMSESYTFEISHSVRDFMPNCVTDFSPFSMRIRPGKKREQISDKTRNPSMTGHSSTNSINTSSSCGSGESDEDISFPKRIDSMSIASKDNSITFDPLQTEQSIYGINISVTKPSEIAIYKKYILMAINPSSVLVVTPNSQSKYNSSFSIPVPEVNPTNITLYESYIEKGLIGEPICSNKMICQYKNYVQCN, from the exons ATGTCGATTGCACAAAATATTCCAAATG atTTGCCTAATGGAGAAGGTGTATTTGTTACCAGAAGTtatccaaataaaatatttgtttggaaCGACTATTTATTAAAAGATGTACGTGACAAATTACATCCAGattggattttaaatataatgcatGGCTTTATTAGTCAATCGAATGTTTCAATTTTCGGACGtccaatatatattacattaattgctCGTAGATCAAATAGATATGCTGGTACACGATTTCTGAAGAGAGGagctaataaaaat ggagaGGTTGGGAATGAAGTTGAAACTGAACAAATAGTTCAAGATCATGGAGCAAgttgtcaaaataatatgtatataagttcATTTCTTCAAATGAGAGGTTCAGTTCCTGGTTTATGGAGCCAAGATATAAGTAAAATGGTACCAAAACCTACAATatcatttgaattaaatgatccGTTCCATGAAATATCTG gtgctcattttaataatttgtataaaagatATGGTTCaccaacagtaataataaatctCGTGAAAAAACGTGAAAAGAAAGTTCATGAATCACAACTAAGTGATCATTTGGTATcagctgtaaaatatttaaataagtttttaccACCTTGTCATCATATTCAGTACATACATTTTGATATGGCAAGAATGAATaaaag TAAAAATGTGAATGTTATGAGACGCCTTGATGAAATTGCCCGTATGGCAATCTTTAAAACCGGCATGTACATTAACTGTCCACGGATTATAGAAAAACCTACTTTTGGGCAAGATAAAAATGGTACCATACTTCAAAATGGAATAATTAGAGTAAATTGTGTTGATTGTTTAGATCGTACTAACACTGCTCAATTTGTTATTGGAAAATGTGCACTAGCTTATCAA CTATATTATTTAGGATTATTGCACAAACCGCTTTTAGAATATGATACTGACTGTGTTAGATTATTAGAAGTATCATATGAAGACCATGGAGACACTTTAGCTTTACAATATGGAGGATCTCAATTAATTCATCGGATAAAAACTTATCGTAAAACCGCCCCTTGGACATCACAAGGCAACGACATTATGCAAACATTGAGTCGTTACTATAGCAATACGTTTTCTG ATACTGAAAAACAAAATGCCATAAATCTTTTTTTGGGATTATTTTGTCCAAATGAAAATGAGCCTGCTATTTGGGAACAAAATTTTGATTACTATTTACATCATCCAGAAACAACTTCATTTATCTCTAATGACTG tGTTCCGTTGACAAGATGGTGGGATGAATGTGTAATGGACTGTTTGCCGTTATCTTGTATGGAAAGCCAAAAAAATTACCTAGAAATATATCCAgctaatacattaaatattgatgACTATGACAGTTTTAGTAACTTCTATAAAACAGATGAGTTTAGTGTAATGTCTGAAAGTTATACTTTTGAAATTAGCCATTCTGTGAG AGATTTTATGCCAAACTGCGTAACAGATTTCAGTCCATTTTCTATGCGCATTAGACCTGGTAAAAAACGTGAACAAATCTCTGACAAAACTAGGAACCCTTCTATGACGGGCCATAGCTCTACAAATTCAATCAACACAAgtagcag TTGTGGCAGTGGTGAAAGTGATGAAGATATTTCTTTTCCAAAACGTATCGATTCAATGAGTATTGCATCAAAAGATAATTCTATCACATTTGATCCTCTACAGACTGAACAGAGTATCTATGGAATTAATATATCAGTCACAAAGCCATCAGAAATtgctatttataaaaa GTATATACTAATGGCAATAAATCCATCAAGTGTTTTGGTAGTAACTCCAAATAGTCAATCCAAATACAACAGCTCATTTAGTATTCCTGTTCCAGAAGTTAATCCAACGAATATAACTCTATATGAATCATATATTGAAAAAGGTTTAATTGGGGAACCTATTTGTAGCAACAAAATGATttgtcaatataaaaattatgttcagTGTAATTAA
- the LOC100168738 gene encoding PIH1 domain-containing protein 1 — protein sequence MSSKNFLDVDESIIEKSLLIQSNEEQEFEQFVNGFLNPNSGKLVKPAPGICIKLLKTDKSKVFINLCHHADIPPPDDITKEELVEVFNSKDPEKFCIPLSIGIEHQETDKSNAKVNVYDVAVNSEFFKKCQNDDVFQTFIVCATIEGVAEKFKIDISAENPILLKNRKCMGSLQQHRIQQRPPRPSTFKKKPLIQELNSKASLSQLDIHIKPEYRIYVQPEDNPKNMILDVWMPDVHSSQEIDLKCGEDCLLLTTNKQTKYELDIFLPCTINQKNVNVTFNTITKFLSVMATIIPSN from the exons atgtcgtccAAAAATTTTTTAGATGTCGACGAGTCGATTATTGAAAAAAGCCTTTTAATTCAA aGCAACGAGGAACAAGAATTCGAACAGTTTGTGAATGGTTTCCTTAACCCCAATTCAGGCAAATTGGTCAAACCAGCTCCAG GAATCtgcataaaattattgaaaactgaTAAGTCAAAAGTGTTCATAAACCTCTGCCACCATGCAGACATTCCACCTCCAGATGATATTACAAAAGAAGAACTTGTAGAAGTTTTCAATTCTAAGGATCCTGAAAAATTCTGTATTCCGTTAAGTATTGGTATAGAACACCAAGAAACTGATAAGT CCAATGCAAAAGTTAATGTTTACGATGTAGCAGTAAATTCAGAGTttttcaaaaagtgtcaaaatgaTGACGTCTTTCAAACATTCATTGTTTGTGCTACTATAGAGGGAGTTGCTGAAAAGTTCAAAATCGATATAAGCGCAGAAA ATCCAATTTTGTTGAAGAATAGAAAATGTATGGGATCATTGCAGCAACACAGAATTCAACAACGACCCCCTAGgccatcaacatttaaaaaaaaacctttgattCAAGAATTAAATTCAAAAGCATCACTTTCTCAGTTAGACATACATATCAAACCTGAGTATAGGATTTATGTGCAACCAGAAGATAAtccaaaaaatatgattttagatGTTTGGATGCCAGATGTG CATAGTTCAcaagaaattgatttaaaatgtggTGAAGACTGTCTACTATTAactacaaataaacaaacaaaatatgagttggatatttttttaccatgtacaattaatcaaaaaaatgttaatgttacatttaatactataactaaa tttttatcaGTTATGGCCACCATTATTCCAAGCAATTGA
- the LOC100165350 gene encoding polyphosphoinositide phosphatase isoform X1, whose translation MNLKNRYFIVGSNNARTKYRILKIDRTEGHDLTIVDDRVEYTELDMINSLNVGLHRNTTLSKIASAFGIVGFVRLLEGYYMILITKRRRVAVIGREIIYKIEDTSMIYLPNDAYRIPNVNEPRYLKIFQSVDLSSNFYFSYSYDVTHTLQVNMSIAQNIPNDLPNGEGVFVTRSYPNKIFVWNDYLLKDVRDKLHPDWILNIMHGFISQSNVSIFGRPIYITLIARRSNRYAGTRFLKRGANKNGEVGNEVETEQIVQDHGASCQNNMYISSFLQMRGSVPGLWSQDISKMVPKPTISFELNDPFHEISGAHFNNLYKRYGSPTVIINLVKKREKKVHESQLSDHLVSAVKYLNKFLPPCHHIQYIHFDMARMNKSKNVNVMRRLDEIARMAIFKTGMYINCPRIIEKPTFGQDKNGTILQNGIIRVNCVDCLDRTNTAQFVIGKCALAYQLYYLGLLHKPLLEYDTDCVRLLEVSYEDHGDTLALQYGGSQLIHRIKTYRKTAPWTSQGNDIMQTLSRYYSNTFSDTEKQNAINLFLGLFCPNENEPAIWEQNFDYYLHHPETTSFISNDCVPLTRWWDECVMDCLPLSCMESQKNYLEIYPANTLNIDDYDSFSNFYKTDEFSVMSESYTFEISHSVRDFMPNCVTDFSPFSMRIRPGKKREQISDKTRNPSMTGHSSTNSINTSSSCGSGESDEDISFPKRIDSMSIASKDNSITFDPLQTEQSIYGINISVTKPSEIAIYKKYILMAINPSSVLVVTPNSQSKYNSSFSIPVPEVNPTNITLYESYIEKGLIGEPICSNKMICQYKNYVQCN comes from the exons atgaatctaaaaaat agatattttattgttgggTCCAATAATGCTCGTACAAAGTATCGCATTCTTAAAATTGATCGAACAGAGGGTCATGACTTGACAATTGTGGATGACCGAGTTGAGTACACTGAACTGGATATGATAAATTCTTTGAATGTTGGATTACACAGAAATACCACTCTAAGTAAAATAGCATCAGCGTTCGGGATAgttg GTTTTGTTAGATTACTAGAaggatattatatgattttaataacgaAACGTCGCCGTGTTGCTGTAATAGGACGTGAAATCATATACAAAATTGAAGACACGTCTATGATATACTTGCCTAATGATGCATATCGTATTCCTAATGTTAACGAACCacgttatttgaaaatatttcaaagcgTAGATTTATCAAGCAATTTTTACTTTAG ttacagTTATGATGTTACACATACACTTCAAGTCAATATGTCGATTGCACAAAATATTCCAAATG atTTGCCTAATGGAGAAGGTGTATTTGTTACCAGAAGTtatccaaataaaatatttgtttggaaCGACTATTTATTAAAAGATGTACGTGACAAATTACATCCAGattggattttaaatataatgcatGGCTTTATTAGTCAATCGAATGTTTCAATTTTCGGACGtccaatatatattacattaattgctCGTAGATCAAATAGATATGCTGGTACACGATTTCTGAAGAGAGGagctaataaaaat ggagaGGTTGGGAATGAAGTTGAAACTGAACAAATAGTTCAAGATCATGGAGCAAgttgtcaaaataatatgtatataagttcATTTCTTCAAATGAGAGGTTCAGTTCCTGGTTTATGGAGCCAAGATATAAGTAAAATGGTACCAAAACCTACAATatcatttgaattaaatgatccGTTCCATGAAATATCTG gtgctcattttaataatttgtataaaagatATGGTTCaccaacagtaataataaatctCGTGAAAAAACGTGAAAAGAAAGTTCATGAATCACAACTAAGTGATCATTTGGTATcagctgtaaaatatttaaataagtttttaccACCTTGTCATCATATTCAGTACATACATTTTGATATGGCAAGAATGAATaaaag TAAAAATGTGAATGTTATGAGACGCCTTGATGAAATTGCCCGTATGGCAATCTTTAAAACCGGCATGTACATTAACTGTCCACGGATTATAGAAAAACCTACTTTTGGGCAAGATAAAAATGGTACCATACTTCAAAATGGAATAATTAGAGTAAATTGTGTTGATTGTTTAGATCGTACTAACACTGCTCAATTTGTTATTGGAAAATGTGCACTAGCTTATCAA CTATATTATTTAGGATTATTGCACAAACCGCTTTTAGAATATGATACTGACTGTGTTAGATTATTAGAAGTATCATATGAAGACCATGGAGACACTTTAGCTTTACAATATGGAGGATCTCAATTAATTCATCGGATAAAAACTTATCGTAAAACCGCCCCTTGGACATCACAAGGCAACGACATTATGCAAACATTGAGTCGTTACTATAGCAATACGTTTTCTG ATACTGAAAAACAAAATGCCATAAATCTTTTTTTGGGATTATTTTGTCCAAATGAAAATGAGCCTGCTATTTGGGAACAAAATTTTGATTACTATTTACATCATCCAGAAACAACTTCATTTATCTCTAATGACTG tGTTCCGTTGACAAGATGGTGGGATGAATGTGTAATGGACTGTTTGCCGTTATCTTGTATGGAAAGCCAAAAAAATTACCTAGAAATATATCCAgctaatacattaaatattgatgACTATGACAGTTTTAGTAACTTCTATAAAACAGATGAGTTTAGTGTAATGTCTGAAAGTTATACTTTTGAAATTAGCCATTCTGTGAG AGATTTTATGCCAAACTGCGTAACAGATTTCAGTCCATTTTCTATGCGCATTAGACCTGGTAAAAAACGTGAACAAATCTCTGACAAAACTAGGAACCCTTCTATGACGGGCCATAGCTCTACAAATTCAATCAACACAAgtagcag TTGTGGCAGTGGTGAAAGTGATGAAGATATTTCTTTTCCAAAACGTATCGATTCAATGAGTATTGCATCAAAAGATAATTCTATCACATTTGATCCTCTACAGACTGAACAGAGTATCTATGGAATTAATATATCAGTCACAAAGCCATCAGAAATtgctatttataaaaa GTATATACTAATGGCAATAAATCCATCAAGTGTTTTGGTAGTAACTCCAAATAGTCAATCCAAATACAACAGCTCATTTAGTATTCCTGTTCCAGAAGTTAATCCAACGAATATAACTCTATATGAATCATATATTGAAAAAGGTTTAATTGGGGAACCTATTTGTAGCAACAAAATGATttgtcaatataaaaattatgttcagTGTAATTAA